TTTTCTACGCTGATTTGTGCACCCGTATATTCCAGACACGATGGGCTTTCAACACAAGTTTCAATAGATATTGACGAGGGCATTAAACATTTTTCATCTATACATTGCGACGAATTAGTCAGTATTCCCAAATATCTCTTGACTAACTATATAGGTAAATTATCTTA
This is a stretch of genomic DNA from Chitinivibrionia bacterium. It encodes these proteins:
- a CDS encoding type II toxin-antitoxin system PemK/MazF family toxin, whose translation is MRRGDLYRVYKGSKNDTKDYRIFVVVSRQLLINSSFSTLICAPVYSRHDGLSTQVSIDIDEGIKHFSSIHCDELVSIPKYLLTNYIGKLSYRKMQELDNAIKFALDIT